In the genome of Paenibacillus pabuli, one region contains:
- the iolB gene encoding 5-deoxy-glucuronate isomerase: MSERVVKPVMKPKADGTLLTVTPESAGWEYVGFQVVQLAEGQMLTRESGDQELCLVLLSGLANVSTREYTWENIGKRMSVFEKIPPYSIYVSSSDRVELTALTALEIAICAAPGKGTYPARLIAPEDVGVETRGYGNLERQIHNILPEQKEADSLLVVEVFTPDGHWSSYPPHKHDRDALPDESLLEETYYFRVQPEQGFAIQRIYTDDRSVDETLAVNNGEVVLVPFGYHPVGAPPGYEVYYLNVMAGPTRTWKFHNDPDHDWLMNKK, translated from the coding sequence ATGTCAGAACGCGTAGTAAAACCGGTAATGAAGCCGAAAGCAGACGGAACGCTTTTAACGGTAACACCCGAGTCTGCAGGCTGGGAATATGTTGGTTTTCAGGTCGTGCAGCTTGCGGAGGGACAGATGTTAACTCGTGAGAGCGGGGATCAGGAACTCTGTCTTGTGCTTCTCAGCGGCTTGGCAAATGTAAGTACTCGTGAATATACGTGGGAGAATATCGGGAAAAGAATGAGTGTTTTTGAGAAAATTCCCCCGTATTCGATTTACGTATCCAGTTCAGATCGAGTAGAGTTAACGGCTCTTACCGCATTGGAGATTGCCATATGTGCGGCACCAGGTAAAGGCACGTATCCAGCTCGTCTGATTGCCCCGGAAGATGTAGGTGTTGAGACGCGTGGTTACGGCAATCTGGAACGACAGATTCACAACATTTTACCGGAACAAAAAGAAGCAGACAGTCTGCTCGTCGTTGAGGTGTTCACGCCAGATGGACATTGGTCGAGCTATCCTCCGCACAAACATGATCGGGATGCCCTGCCTGACGAGTCATTGCTGGAGGAAACGTACTATTTCCGAGTGCAGCCTGAGCAGGGGTTTGCCATTCAACGGATCTATACGGATGATCGGTCTGTGGATGAGACGCTTGCAGTGAACAATGGTGAAGTCGTGCTTGTCCCGTTCGGATATCATCCGGTAGGCGCCCCTCCGGGATACGAGGTTTATTATCTGAATGTGATGGCAGGACCAACCCGAACCTGGAAGTTCCATAACGATCCAGACCATGATTGGCTAATGAATAAGAAATAG
- a CDS encoding LacI family DNA-binding transcriptional regulator: MKATIYDIAREAGVSIATVSQVINGKGKISEKRRTEIMEIMERLHYQPSAIAAALTGKQTYTLGLLVPDISNPYFAELARAVEDRSRQLGYSVVICSTDNKDERVERYLNLLQQKRVDGMMIGTGIDNAEILSPLLQQSIPVALIARHIPSLSVHTVAIDDRLGGALAAQHLLELGHTHVAVLSEPFKVSSSQERVRGFREALEKAGLSLEAVQVRESSADLGSAKKEAIVLLMEKNQTTGIFCCNDMQAIGALQAAKELGLRVPEDVSIIGFDNTILASVTSPPLTTIAQPIEELGRRAVDLLIDELKDESQLTQRVVLKPELVVRESTGNVPGQY; this comes from the coding sequence ATGAAAGCAACCATATATGATATAGCACGCGAGGCGGGGGTGTCCATTGCAACCGTCTCACAAGTCATTAACGGCAAAGGTAAAATTAGCGAGAAGCGGCGCACCGAAATCATGGAGATTATGGAGCGTCTTCACTATCAGCCGAGCGCTATTGCTGCTGCACTTACGGGTAAACAGACGTATACGCTCGGACTGCTTGTTCCTGATATCTCCAATCCGTATTTTGCCGAGCTGGCCAGAGCGGTAGAGGATCGCAGTCGGCAGCTGGGCTATAGTGTTGTAATTTGCAGTACCGACAATAAGGACGAGCGGGTAGAGCGGTATCTGAACCTGCTTCAGCAAAAAAGGGTCGATGGCATGATGATCGGAACAGGTATCGATAACGCCGAGATTCTGTCCCCACTCCTGCAACAGTCGATACCTGTTGCTCTGATTGCGCGTCATATTCCGTCATTGTCGGTTCATACCGTTGCCATTGATGACAGGCTTGGAGGTGCGTTGGCCGCACAGCATCTGCTCGAATTGGGTCATACTCATGTAGCGGTGCTGTCCGAACCGTTTAAAGTAAGCAGCAGTCAGGAACGCGTACGCGGATTTCGTGAAGCTTTGGAGAAGGCGGGGCTTTCTCTTGAAGCAGTCCAGGTGAGAGAGTCATCCGCCGATCTGGGTTCAGCCAAGAAAGAAGCGATCGTGCTGCTCATGGAAAAGAATCAGACTACAGGCATTTTCTGCTGCAACGACATGCAGGCGATTGGTGCTCTTCAGGCTGCCAAAGAGCTTGGCCTGCGTGTGCCTGAGGATGTATCTATTATTGGATTCGATAATACGATTCTGGCTTCGGTAACCAGTCCGCCTCTGACAACGATTGCCCAACCTATTGAGGAACTGGGGCGTCGTGCCGTTGATTTATTAATTGATGAGTTAAAAGATGAAAGCCAATTAACGCAGAGAGTTGTCCTGAAGCCTGAATTGGTAGTTAGAGAGTCGACGGGTAATGTTCCAGGTCAATATTAA